The Heptranchias perlo isolate sHepPer1 chromosome 3, sHepPer1.hap1, whole genome shotgun sequence region TGCAGACTGACCTGCTatatattttcagcattttctgtttttatgacaCACTAGGATCATAGACACAGTTGCAAGGAATTTCTATTTCACCACATCCACTTTGCCTGGTCAGCATAATAGCAAAGGAATCCACCAATGGAGATACTCCTCAatgttaaataaggagaaactacatATGGGCAATTGCCACATACATACCTCAACCAATGGCTGAGGCCCAGTCAATTCTTTTTTCAACTATTAGCTCACTTATAATGTTCCTCTGTGGAGTTTCAGGAGATATAAACTATTATGCTTCTCTATTTTTGCCGAATCAAAACAGTACAGTGAGTGATATTTTCAAACATGGAATAAAACTAATAGTGGCTGAAAATATATAAACATGTAATATACATTTGTTACTTATCATTCCGAgtctaattataaattaaaataagaGGGTGGGATTGTGTTTGGTAATTTAAAAAATTGAAGTTCAGAATTCTGCAATGTGAAATCCACACAAACATCTTACCTCATAAGCTCGTACGTGGCCTGGATAGGATTCACAGTCGATCAACTCATCCCCTGCAAGGTCAATTCCCACTACACCATCATTTTGATACTTCTTACAAAGCTCAACAATTTCAGGAGACCATGCTGGAGAGAATGAAAAACGTAAGTTCTATACAACCAACTGTTCCTTTGTCCAGTTATCGAGCTCTAAATGAGCGTTCAACATACCATTTTCGCAGTGGGACATCCCACGTCAGATTTGTGCATGAAATGTAGTGGCCATCATATTGGTTAAGGCATTCCTTAGGCGTCCCTGGCAGCCACTGGAAATGAACACTGGCCTCATTAAAATACTTAAATAGGGGTCCTGCGCTTTTATTAAGACCCTTTTGGGAAATTGTTGCCAGGAAGCTTTTGATTCAATCATTCTTAATTGTGCCCAGCAAAACATAGCAGGTACACTCAGGAAGCAGGCTGCAGCATTTATATTTAAAAGGAACCCTCACCTCCGTTAAGGTAAGTCTCTGAATAATCCATTTAGGCTGCTGGGGATTTTTGGAGCCATTTTTTTTGGCTATTTAGGCTGAGTTTGGGAAGTTTTTGACACTACAGAGCTGTTGGAGAGCAGACCTTTGGCTGCAGCTACACTgttttacttcattggctgcaggaGTACTGGGGAAATGGAGATGTCACTGGGATTGCCATTGAGGCTGTTGCAGCAGCTAGAACAGTAGCAGCAAGCACGGCAGCACAGTGGAGGCTCAAAGAAGGAGGATGAAGGAAGCAAGCAAACAGGAAGCCTCACACGGTGCGGGTCTTCCGGAACAGAATGTCATATCTGAAAGAGGAGCAAAGTATGAGGAGGCTGCACTTCAGCAGGCAGGCAGTCAGTGACCTATGTCACCTGTTGTAGCAGGAATTGGAGCCAAACACCAGGGCACATACAGCACTGCCCGTGGCTGTGATGGACACAATGGCCCTCAATTTCTATGCTGCAGGGTCACTCCTGACTGCAACAGGCGATATCAGCAACATCGGTCAGTTTACTATCCATATGGTTATCAAGCAGGTGATGGATGCCCTCTTTACAAGGAGACAGCAATATATTGCCTTCCcaatgcaggctgctgatgaggaGGAGAGTGCTCGAGTTTGCCCGTGTTGCTGAGTTTCCCCAGATGCAAGATGCTATTGACTGTACACACATTGCCCTGCATGCAAGATCTGGAATTTATGGGGTAAATGTTGCGAGGCACTGCAGGGTCAGCTGTGCAAAGCCCATTGCACAGTGCTTCAGGTTACAAAAAATATAGtcaccgggaatttcctcggtggCTTTCCCGATCGGCCGCCATAACTTGGGCAGAAACCCCGGATTCACCaggatcttctgccgaagttatagCAGCCAATCGGGAGAACTCACCAGGAAATTCTTCGCGAGTAAAAGAAAAATAGACGACATTTATAAGTTTTTTTCCATTACAGCAGCACACTGAAAACATGAAATACtaacatatcaaaaaatattcttATTTGGAAGACAGTTGTAAAAAATATTACTACCTTCCATGTGGCGCATGCAACAGAGAATTGATCTCGCTTTGATGCCAAAATCACGCTGACCTTGTTGAAAGCCCTGATTAACAAGCTTAACAACTTCGTCTGGGCTTAGATCACCTCTAGGAGACAAAATACAATATTAATATTAAGATGAGTAAAAATAAACTTTGTACAGCAAAAGTGActtacattttcaaaatttttttGAATTATGGTAAGGCAGACCTTTGATGTCGTGACCCAGCAAaacctttcactctctcccatcccagtCAATCCCACAGTATGGTTCCCCATATGCTCTCTCAAGTCTATGGGGCACAAACTTAAGCATATCTGGTGCacaattggtttagccattcatcaacaGATTATCTGCATTATCTCTCCTCAACCTTTTCACAGCttttgacacggtcgaccacaccaACCTCCTACAATGCCTTTCCTCCAATGTCCATCTCAGTGTAATCGTTCTCACTTTGTTCcaatcttacctatccaatcgcagagcatctccagcaatggcttctcttcccacccctgcaccattacatctggagtcccccaaggatctatccttggccccttcctcatctatatgctgccccttggcgacacagGCTCAGTTCCAAATGTATGCTGGAAATATAAAGCTGGTATCAgtcaaagtgaccatgaagcggtcagattgttgtaaaaacccaactggttcattaatgttctttagggaaggaaacctgccgtccttacccagtctggcataTATATGACTCCGGTCCCACACAAatgaactgccttctgaagtagcCTAGTAGGCTATTCagtttaccaccaccttctcagggaaataAGTGATGGGCAATGGATTCcgtccttgccagtgatgcccacatcctgaaatgtttttttttaaaaagcagagttCCGTATATTTATAAAATAGATCCCCGAGCCATAAAAACATTGTTATTGCTCTTTGACATCTTTTCCTACATGTTGGTGTCATTTAAAAGATAGGATGCCCAAAATGACAATCTTCTaactgtggcctcaccaatgataTACACAAGGTTAGAATAAATCGTTTTCATTCACAATCAAATGTCTTGAGAAGCATTTTATTAGATTATCCTTGTTTGCTTTccactgaatatcagtgagtggtcATACCTAAATCCTTTTTCAATGGTTTTATTACACTAGGGGGAAAAGTGTGGAAACATTATACAGTATCTATTGGAACAAAAAAGTTTTATTCCCAATAAAGAAGTTATGGTAACCTATGATTTTAATTGATTCTACTTACTCAGATTGCTCCCATGGAATTGGGTGAACGTTACAGTTTGCCAGATAGTGTGGACTGTACCTAGCTTCAAAGTATATAACTCCTTCCTTTGCTTTATCTTCCACAAGTTCATAGGCTATTTGCTGAATAGCTTCTCGGTCACCTCTGGGGCAGTTAGAAAATCAAATGTCATTTACACAGATTAATATTTTGAACAAAAATGTTATCAAAGTTGCAATTTAGCAGAAGTTGCACAATAATTCTGCTGGTGCAACACTGAGCTCATTAATATTTATTGTCAAGTCACAAGTATGCTAATTTCACCAACTGTTAAAATCTCTGGTTATCTGAAATAAGAGACTATTTGAAGAAAATACAAAATGGAATATTTGAACAACAAACTACCAAGTTTCAATTACAGAAGAAAAACAATTACATTGCTACAAATTTAGTAAGTGTAATTTAGTTGGTGAATAATGAATAGAAAAGAGTTTTGATTTTACAGATAAAATAGTCActttttaaaacatatttttgATACTAAAATCAGAAATATTTCTAAGTGCTGTTGTCTTACATCTTTTTACGATAATATTTAATACTGACCCAAACAATTTGCAACATTAGAAATACCACAATCGCAATTGTTTCAAGATGCTTTAATATACAagctttttttgttaaaaaaaaagttgaacgcATTGGACTCCAACTGAACAACCAGTGGGTGAACACATGATATACAGTGTACATTACCTTTTATTCAATCAGTAAGAATGCATGATTACATGTAATGCAGGAAGTTTTCTTTCTCAAAGCAAGCCACATTAATATTTACCTTGAAAATGGTAAACATTTTGTAGCATACATCATTCACAATTGGGGAGTCACTAAAATCCCTTCACTTGCCAATGCTAAAAATAATGCTCAATATATGTGCTTAGGGTGCTTTTGTGTACACAAAGTTCTACGGTTACACAAGTGTTGAATGAACTCATTCAAACTAAACATTACGGGGATGAATTTCCTCGGGGAATTTTCCTGCTCGACCGCCGCAGAAACCTCGGAAGAACGTTATAAACATTGTATACTGAATGTTTCCGGGATTTCCACAGCACTgccgccaaagttacagcggccAAGCAGGAAAACCCCAGATAAAATTCCCGGGGTAAAAACTTTTGGGGAGACAACGCATGGTACTGGAGTGATAGTCGAAAAGAAAAACATTATAATTATCAGAACTAAAGTACATAGTAATTATTTGCAAAgggttttttgaagtgtagctatTAGACATCCTGGGAtagagtttccgctagattgcGTTGGTTTTATCAGCACAATCGGTCCGAACCGGCGCAAAAGAACTTGGAAAATCAAGCGTAAGTTACGTCAAGCGTAAATCGAGTTTCTCCGACATTTatcgctggttcaaaaatcatggTGCCCAAAGCCGGCCCCGCCCACACGCCAAGATCGAAATAACGAGGATGGCGCGTTTCCGCAGATTTCGGCTGTTTGAGGAGGGTCTTCGAATTAAGCTCGAATTCTCAGGCACACAGGCACTAAtaggcacgttttaaacatttttacatactaaaaaatatttgatttactaagaaactgactagcgtGCAATGAAACCAGTAAATGGTTCagtctagttttttttttaaaagtcattttcagtgatttaaaatcaggttacccacaggtggaggactagacactcaTTAAAAAtggttattttttgtgataaacacattttcagctgtattaataaaactgcaccagattaccactcttaaatacatcaatgaatattttttaaagcaaagaaaaaaaccaaacgattatgttctattacactgactgattgcgctggttcatggaagattttacttttgtaattatgcaaatacattcTAGTGgagacttgaactgtaacctaacctgtGCAAATTCAAGCACAATTTGTGGATTGCCCAATCTACCCCCATGTTTAATCACGGCTGCAGGAAGAGATGAAAGAAatgaaaatgaagaaaaatttACACAATATCTGATCAAGTCCAGGATGGCCCAAAATGTTTCATACccaattaattacttctgaagtgttatataaaggaaatgctgcagccaaactgggcacaagatcccacaaacagtaaatatgataaatgatcagttaatctcttTTTGGTGAGAGGAGAATGCTGGCCAGCACATCAGAAGAACTCCCTGCAGTTTTGGAAAAGTGCCAAATTAAAACACATCAAAGCAACAACATTACATCAACTTGGCTCTGTTGGTAACACTCTTGTCtggttgtggattcaaacccTACTCCTGGGCCTGAGCACATACCTGGACCGCTGCACTATTAGCAGTTCTTCTGATGGCTGAAACATCAAACATCGGCCCCATCTGCCTGGttgggtggatgcaaaagatcccactgaATTATTCACGGAAGAGCAGGGAATACTTCTcctgtccaggccaacattcctctctcaatcaCCACAACcaaaaacaaaattaattggtcaATTATCTAATTTACTATTTGAAGGattttgctgcatgcaaatttgTTTGCCTACATTTTTGATGGTGGATTGATCAGCACTCCAGTGTGATGGGCCAATTGTGAACCAATAAGCTTTTATTTATGCAATATATAAATGGAGTACAATTTTCAGTGGAGTTCAATTTACTTCATATAGCTCCTCATAACATGGAAAATAATACGTCACCTTACTCCTATTAATGGGCTAAACTCATTTTACAGGCCAGCATTCCTTGAAACTTGTCAGCACTAATTTTTCCTTATTACAGGCCAAAATTCTCTCAGCTTTGTTTCTCTTGCCacccaccccacagagtgagagaaagaaaacagaatCTCTGCCTCTTCTCCAGCTCATCAGGCTGCCAATTAAAACTAGCAGCCACTTTTGGTGTGGGGGCCACATTACAGATGCGAATATCTCAAAACGTCCCCATTATCTCAAATGAATCCAGCATACAAGCTGAAGAACTTTGTTTGGTACCCCAGCTAATAGACTAAATCAACATCCCAGGTAGCTTGTGCATTTCTGGAAGTTAAACCCTTGTGGACTGAATTTAACTTCATAGCAAAATCATAATACAAATTAACTCCAAAATTCATCTAGGGCAAACAGGCAAAAATCTCAATGTGACAATTATATATTTCTAGGGAACAAAGAACAATCATTTTTGGTTTCTTCATGTGGCAACTAGGAAGGGACAGTGGTATATGACATAGAAAAAGTATAGAATGAGAATATACTTACGCAATCACAGGCATATAGTAACTGAACTTTGATAAAACCACTGTAAGAGTTGATGGTTTTCTACAGATTACAAGATTGCGAAGTTCTTCTTCAGTTTCTACTGGCATTTGGATTTTTCTTTTCCTAAAAGTAAAGGTAACGCTATAAaggtttattttataaattagtCATTGGCTTTCTATAAAATTCATCAACTTGCAATTTTATAGCACCTTGAACATAAAAAAAGTCTCAAGGTGTTTCACAAATAGGCATAAGGAAAACAATGCCAGGCCAGGAAGAGAAAAaagttaggaggggtgaccaaaaacctGGTTAGAGATGGGtctttgaggtttttaaaatgggtAGAGAAAAGAGTTGTAGAGTCATAGGAGTTCCAAAGAGTCAGAACGTGGCAACTGAACACTCTGTCAACAATGGTGGAGGTGGAAAGGGGAAGCGCAGAAGgttggagtcagaggaacggagtatTCAAGAAGGGATATAGGGCTGAACGAGATTTCTGACATAGGGTGGGACGAGACCACGAATGGATTTGTAGAGGAGGACAAAAATATTGAATTCaacagggatctgtactgaggcctcagctttGCACTATATttgtaaatgacttagatgaaggaatagagagccgtatatccaagtttgctgatgacaccaagttagatggcacagtaaatagtgtagatgggagcagaaagttgcaacgaggcattgatagattaagtgagtaggcaaaactgtggcagatggagttcaatgagaggagttgtgaggtcatccactttggacctaagaaagatagaacaGAATATGTTCTAAATGGTGATAAGTTAggtactgtggaggagcaaagcaatttaggagtccaagtacagaaatcactaaaagctagtggacaagtacaaaaatttaaaaggctaatggaatgttgacctttatctcaagggggctggaatacaaaggagtcaAAGTTATGTGACattttatataaagctctggttacaccacatctggagtactgtgttcagttctggcaccacacctcaggaaggatgcattggccttcgagggggtgcagcgcagattcaccagaatggtacctgggctaaaagggttgacggtattggtaggagtgaccaccgcacagtcctcgtggagacgaagtcccgtcttcacactgaggaaaccatccaacatgttgtgtggcactaccaccgtgccaaatgggatagattcagaacagatctagcagctcaaaactgggcatccatgaggcgctgtgggccatcagcagcagcagaattgtattccagcacaatctgtaacctcatggtccagcatattcctcactctaccattaccaataagccaggagatcaaccctggttcaatgaggagtgcagaagagcatgccaggagcagcaccaggcataactaaaaatgaggtgccaaactggtgaagctacaactcaggactacatgcatgctaaacagcggaagcaacatgctataggcagagctaaacgattccacaaccaatggatcagatcaaagctctgcagtcctgccacatccagtcgtgaatggtggtggacaattaaacaactaaagggaggaggaggatctgtaaacatccccatcctcaatgatggtggagtccagcacgtgagtgcaaaaggcaagtctgaagcgtttacaaccatcttcagccaaaaataccgagtggatgatccatctcggcctcctcccaatatccccaccatcacagcagccagtcttcagccaatttgattcactccacaggatatcaaggctgagtgca contains the following coding sequences:
- the LOC137316780 gene encoding adenosine deaminase-like isoform X2; amino-acid sequence: MPVETEEELRNLVICRKPSTLTVVLSKFSYYMPVIAGDREAIQQIAYELVEDKAKEGVIYFEARYSPHYLANCNVHPIPWEQSEGDLSPDEVVKLVNQGFQQGQRDFGIKARSILCCMRHMEAWSPEIVELCKKYQNDGVVGIDLAGDELIDCESYPGHVRAYEMAVKCGVHRTVHAGEAGPPKVVREAVELLKAERIGHGYATIKDPLLYNELLQNQIHFEACPHSSVLTGACDPDFTNHPVVTFKKDKANFSLNTDDPLIFSSTIHTDYRIAAEYMNFTEVEFMTVNLNAARSSFLCSEEKEELLNQLYEAYGMEQKAHDI